A single window of Leptolyngbya ohadii IS1 DNA harbors:
- a CDS encoding VOC family protein, whose protein sequence is MEDNSSILSHISIGTNHFEQAVAFYDRVLPTLGCRRIMEHPGAVAYGKVYPEFWVQTPIDGQPATVGNGTHIGFIAPTKEAVHAFYEAALASGGIDEGAPGGRPDYGEPYYGCFVRDPDGHKVEASYWDEQLIQELYIDT, encoded by the coding sequence ATGGAAGACAATTCCAGTATCCTTTCGCATATTTCGATCGGGACGAATCACTTTGAACAAGCCGTCGCATTTTACGATCGCGTACTGCCGACCCTTGGATGCAGACGCATCATGGAACATCCGGGCGCAGTGGCGTATGGCAAGGTCTATCCTGAGTTTTGGGTGCAAACCCCGATCGATGGTCAGCCTGCTACAGTGGGAAATGGAACTCACATCGGGTTCATTGCTCCAACTAAAGAGGCAGTTCATGCCTTCTATGAAGCAGCCCTTGCCAGCGGCGGCATTGATGAAGGGGCACCAGGGGGCAGACCAGACTATGGTGAACCCTACTATGGCTGCTTTGTGCGCGACCCAGATGGGCATAAGGTTGAAGCGTCCTACTGGGATGAACAGCTCATTCAGGAGCTTTATATCGATACATAA
- a CDS encoding type IV pilus twitching motility protein PilT: MTEAQHPFTPPAVPRVPPPPPPRPSAQPSGQPGGQANPQPTIAATQQMPAQTMPLPSGNPAAAGMPSRPAAPPPGNPARTPPAPPPGAKGAIRAKLAPGQPTLAQLVREAFDKGFSDIHVGVGETPRFRNRGEIDKTDYPVTDLDTFFSWLKEILSDEDIKRFQDNLDYDGATQYEFARVRINLFDSLRGPAMVMRLIPLKIMTIDQLNLPPVFRDICHYHKGLILVTGPTGSGKSTTMAAMIDYINNEMPKNIITIEDPVEFVHQSKRSLIKQREVGIHTHKFDNALKASLREDPDLILVGEMRDKETVNTALKAAQTGHLVMGTLHTNSAVKTIERILNLYEPDQQAPMRIAIAESLVAVIAQGLCRTTDGKRAAFHDIMINTDAIKDYIRRGEIDEIEAIIPRCTFDGMCTMNQSLYKLYEAGRITEETALEQSPKPNEMAQILRGRV, from the coding sequence ATGACTGAAGCACAACATCCATTCACCCCGCCCGCTGTTCCTCGTGTACCGCCGCCACCCCCGCCTCGACCCTCTGCCCAACCCAGCGGTCAACCGGGTGGTCAAGCCAATCCACAGCCGACGATCGCAGCGACTCAGCAAATGCCTGCTCAGACGATGCCACTGCCGTCCGGAAATCCTGCTGCTGCTGGAATGCCATCCCGTCCTGCGGCTCCGCCTCCCGGAAATCCTGCCCGCACGCCTCCGGCACCTCCACCCGGAGCAAAAGGGGCAATTCGTGCCAAACTGGCTCCCGGACAGCCGACGCTGGCGCAGCTAGTACGAGAAGCATTCGACAAAGGCTTTTCCGATATCCATGTGGGCGTCGGGGAAACACCGCGCTTTCGTAACCGGGGGGAAATCGACAAGACCGATTATCCGGTGACAGACCTGGACACCTTCTTTAGCTGGCTGAAGGAAATTCTCAGCGACGAGGATATCAAGCGGTTTCAGGATAACCTCGACTACGACGGTGCGACCCAGTACGAATTTGCCCGCGTCCGGATTAACCTGTTCGATTCGCTGCGCGGTCCAGCGATGGTGATGCGTCTGATTCCGCTGAAGATTATGACGATCGATCAGCTCAATCTGCCGCCCGTTTTCCGCGACATCTGCCACTATCACAAGGGGCTGATTCTGGTGACGGGTCCCACTGGATCGGGTAAGTCCACCACGATGGCAGCGATGATCGACTACATCAACAACGAGATGCCCAAAAACATCATCACGATCGAAGACCCGGTCGAATTTGTGCATCAAAGTAAGCGATCGCTGATTAAACAGCGGGAAGTCGGCATCCATACCCACAAGTTTGACAATGCGCTAAAAGCCTCCCTGCGGGAAGACCCGGATTTGATTCTGGTGGGGGAAATGCGGGACAAGGAAACGGTGAACACGGCTCTAAAAGCAGCACAGACGGGTCACTTAGTCATGGGAACCCTGCACACCAACAGCGCCGTGAAGACGATCGAGCGTATCCTGAACCTGTATGAACCTGATCAACAGGCTCCCATGCGAATTGCGATCGCCGAGTCTTTGGTTGCCGTGATTGCTCAGGGGCTATGCCGTACCACGGACGGAAAACGCGCCGCCTTCCACGACATCATGATTAACACCGACGCGATTAAAGACTACATTCGTCGGGGCGAAATTGATGAAATTGAGGCAATCATTCCCCGCTGTACCTTCGACGGGATGTGTACGATGAACCAGTCCCTCTACAAGCTGTACGAGGCAGGACGCATTACCGAGGAAACTGCCCTGGAGCAGTCACCCAAACCGAACGAAATGGCACAAATTCTACGCGGACGGGTTTAG
- a CDS encoding Hsp20/alpha crystallin family protein, with protein sequence MLVRYWNPWREMETLRRQMDRVFDEMGTPSEYTWTPAIELHSSDEALTLKAQLPGMNPKDINVEVTREAVALSGEYRSEQQSENISRVNNGRVKSEFRYGKFHRIVPLPVAVQNNQVQAEYKDGILILTLPRVTEARNQVVKLNLADLTQSTLGSPEAAPEAIEPQSGEAQS encoded by the coding sequence ATGTTAGTCAGATATTGGAATCCCTGGCGTGAAATGGAAACGCTTCGTCGTCAAATGGATCGCGTGTTTGACGAAATGGGCACTCCCAGTGAATATACCTGGACTCCGGCAATTGAACTGCACAGCAGCGATGAGGCACTAACGCTCAAGGCTCAACTGCCCGGCATGAATCCCAAGGATATTAACGTAGAAGTAACTCGCGAAGCCGTCGCCCTTTCTGGTGAGTATCGCAGTGAGCAGCAGAGCGAGAATATCAGCAGAGTGAACAATGGCAGAGTGAAATCTGAGTTTCGCTACGGCAAATTCCACCGCATTGTGCCGCTCCCGGTTGCTGTACAGAACAATCAGGTGCAAGCCGAGTACAAGGATGGCATCCTGATCCTGACCCTCCCCAGAGTGACCGAGGCTCGCAATCAGGTCGTAAAGCTTAACCTGGCAGACCTGACCCAGTCCACATTGGGATCGCCGGAAGCGGCTCCTGAAGCGATCGAACCGCAGTCTGGCGAGGCACAAAGCTAG
- the ntrB gene encoding nitrate ABC transporter permease, with amino-acid sequence MVLQFVGSIAVAGQAAWKRVQPIVVKETVVLPALGFAGLILLWWVIALLNHDLMPTPPEALQANLDYLLHPFYRRGPGDLGIGWLLLASLRRVLIGFSLGALVAIPAGFLIGMSRPAMLALNPIIQILKPVSPLAWLPIALAIFNLAEPSAIFVIFITSLWSTIINTALGVSNVSKDYLDVARVLEMPQWRRVTKIILPASMPYIFTGLRISLGIAWLVIVAVEMLTGGIGIGFFVWDEWSRLNLSSVFLAVFVIGLTGLILDYMVVKVQQLVTHRRVRSQSV; translated from the coding sequence ATGGTTTTACAATTCGTAGGTTCGATCGCGGTTGCTGGACAAGCAGCCTGGAAGCGTGTGCAGCCGATCGTCGTCAAAGAGACCGTTGTGCTGCCTGCTTTAGGTTTCGCAGGTTTGATTTTGCTGTGGTGGGTCATTGCCCTCCTTAACCACGACCTGATGCCCACTCCCCCGGAGGCACTTCAGGCAAACCTAGATTATTTGCTGCATCCCTTCTATCGTCGTGGTCCTGGCGATCTGGGAATTGGCTGGCTCCTGCTGGCAAGTCTGCGTCGCGTCCTGATTGGCTTTAGCCTGGGTGCCCTGGTTGCCATTCCCGCCGGATTTTTGATTGGAATGTCCCGTCCGGCAATGCTGGCACTGAATCCCATCATTCAGATTCTCAAGCCCGTTTCGCCGCTGGCATGGTTGCCGATCGCTCTGGCAATTTTCAATCTGGCTGAGCCGTCTGCGATCTTCGTGATCTTTATTACGTCCCTCTGGTCAACCATCATTAACACTGCGCTGGGTGTATCCAATGTGTCCAAAGATTATCTGGACGTGGCGCGGGTGCTGGAAATGCCGCAGTGGAGACGCGTCACAAAAATTATTCTGCCCGCCAGTATGCCCTATATCTTCACAGGGCTGCGAATTAGCTTAGGCATTGCGTGGCTGGTGATCGTCGCAGTCGAAATGCTCACAGGCGGCATCGGCATTGGGTTCTTCGTCTGGGATGAATGGAGCCGTCTGAACCTCAGCTCCGTCTTCCTCGCAGTGTTTGTCATTGGCTTAACCGGACTGATTTTGGACTACATGGTGGTCAAAGTTCAGCAGCTTGTCACTCATCGACGGGTGCGATCGCAGTCTGTTTGA